One Bos taurus isolate L1 Dominette 01449 registration number 42190680 breed Hereford chromosome 16, ARS-UCD2.0, whole genome shotgun sequence DNA window includes the following coding sequences:
- the BATF3 gene encoding basic leucine zipper transcriptional factor ATF-like 3 isoform X1, with translation MGPGKKTPTPQTAHWSFSARVLRERPRDAPQGCAAPPRPQPVPASLLVGELRAPFWVRSHHVTSTKTGGPSGKLRQRALRMMTGRSGGGRKTELLLREVGRSRPRRLTNSTRSMSAWSKKTQCCGGRSAS, from the exons ATGGGACCGGGAAAAAAAACACCGACCCCCCAAACCGCCCACTGGAGTTTCTCAGCCCGAGTTCTCCGAGAGCGGCCGAGAGACGCCCCCCAGGGCTGCGCCGCGCCTCCACGACCGCAACCTGTCCCAGCCTCGCTTCTGGTGGGGGAGCTTCGCGCTCCCTTCTGGGTTCGGAGCCACCACGTGACTTCCACGAAGACGGGGGGGCCCAGCGGAAAGCTGCGGCAGCG AGCCCTGAGGATGATGACAGGAAGGTCCGGAGGAGGGAGAAAAACCGAGTTGCTGCTCAGAGAAGTCGGAAGAAGCAGACCCAGAAGGCTGACAAACTCCACGAG GAGTATGAGTGCCTGGAGCAAGAAAACACAGTGCTGCGGAGGGAGATCGGCAAGCTGA
- the BATF3 gene encoding basic leucine zipper transcriptional factor ATF-like 3 isoform X3 gives MSQGLPAAGSVLHRSVSAPGNQARPQSPEDDDRKVRRREKNRVAAQRSRKKQTQKADKLHEEYECLEQENTVLRREIGKLTEELKHLSETLKEHEKVCPLLLCPLNFVPLPRPDPVAGCLPR, from the exons ATGTCGCAAGGGCTCCCGGCGGCCGGCAGCGTCCTGCACAGGAGCGTCTCGGCGCCCGGGAACCAGGCGCGGCCACAG AGCCCTGAGGATGATGACAGGAAGGTCCGGAGGAGGGAGAAAAACCGAGTTGCTGCTCAGAGAAGTCGGAAGAAGCAGACCCAGAAGGCTGACAAACTCCACGAG GAGTATGAGTGCCTGGAGCAAGAAAACACAGTGCTGCGGAGGGAGATCGGCAAGCTGACAGAGGAGCTGAAGCACCTGAGTGAGACGCTGAAGGAGCACGAGAAGGTGTGCCCACTGCTGCTGTGCCCCCTGAACTTTGTGCCCTTGCCGCGGCCAGACCCCGTGGCCGGCTGCCTGCCCCGGTGA
- the BATF3 gene encoding basic leucine zipper transcriptional factor ATF-like 3: MSQGLPAAGSVLHRSVSAPGNQARPQQSQQSPEDDDRKVRRREKNRVAAQRSRKKQTQKADKLHEEYECLEQENTVLRREIGKLTEELKHLSETLKEHEKVCPLLLCPLNFVPLPRPDPVAGCLPR; this comes from the exons ATGTCGCAAGGGCTCCCGGCGGCCGGCAGCGTCCTGCACAGGAGCGTCTCGGCGCCCGGGAACCAGGCGCGGCCACAG CAGTCTCAACAGAG CCCTGAGGATGATGACAGGAAGGTCCGGAGGAGGGAGAAAAACCGAGTTGCTGCTCAGAGAAGTCGGAAGAAGCAGACCCAGAAGGCTGACAAACTCCACGAG GAGTATGAGTGCCTGGAGCAAGAAAACACAGTGCTGCGGAGGGAGATCGGCAAGCTGACAGAGGAGCTGAAGCACCTGAGTGAGACGCTGAAGGAGCACGAGAAGGTGTGCCCACTGCTGCTGTGCCCCCTGAACTTTGTGCCCTTGCCGCGGCCAGACCCCGTGGCCGGCTGCCTGCCCCGGTGA
- the BATF3 gene encoding basic leucine zipper transcriptional factor ATF-like 3 isoform X2: MASAPSTWGHCSPADGAASAAVTATNTSPEDDDRKVRRREKNRVAAQRSRKKQTQKADKLHEEYECLEQENTVLRREIGKLTEELKHLSETLKEHEKVCPLLLCPLNFVPLPRPDPVAGCLPR, translated from the exons ATGGCTAGTGCTCCCTCGACGTGGGGCCACTGTTCCCCTGCTGATGGAGCAGCAAGCGCTGCTGTGACTGCAACGAACACG AGCCCTGAGGATGATGACAGGAAGGTCCGGAGGAGGGAGAAAAACCGAGTTGCTGCTCAGAGAAGTCGGAAGAAGCAGACCCAGAAGGCTGACAAACTCCACGAG GAGTATGAGTGCCTGGAGCAAGAAAACACAGTGCTGCGGAGGGAGATCGGCAAGCTGACAGAGGAGCTGAAGCACCTGAGTGAGACGCTGAAGGAGCACGAGAAGGTGTGCCCACTGCTGCTGTGCCCCCTGAACTTTGTGCCCTTGCCGCGGCCAGACCCCGTGGCCGGCTGCCTGCCCCGGTGA